The following proteins are encoded in a genomic region of Triticum dicoccoides isolate Atlit2015 ecotype Zavitan chromosome 1B, WEW_v2.0, whole genome shotgun sequence:
- the LOC119303475 gene encoding transcription factor MYB36-like, with protein MAEGSACFYWDVAAASYGHGGVAQHFVHNDGGALARGVIVPGAVSRAFGGINEMDPTILPGYGSSNAPMAIMAPAREPPRARSSGRRLTRFKRSWTMEEDTLLKAKVQEFGKGKWTKVALYLPGRSGKQCRERWVNQLDPNIERKIWTDAEDIKLIELHQTWGNRWSVIARLLSGRSDNSVKNHWNATKRSLNAKRRFKKRNNKQPPPGQLSLLAEYIRSMEPHTRSPAETSLVSPPLYHDQEHGGQKGMAGRDAPVIIAPTAQVHPTYPNPAMTGMHYHPNLANMQYWAPDLNVTDGPNEGYPYYIPPNMHLNNCLPYGLSLTQMVSEQDIQQAANASMNMYAFTRQHSLPASNLKEVAGMHRECSANNQLGNMGGGAGGWSYYYGIDAAGPSSPAGGSASVSDPDDIDVVQMASRVFAAQY; from the exons ATGGCTGAAGGGAGTGCCTGTTTCTACTGGGACGTGGCGGCCGCGAGCTACGGCCATGGAGGTGTTGCACAACACTTCGTCCATAATGATGGTGGTGCTCTAGCCAGGGGGGTCATCGTCCCGGGAGCCGTATCAAGGGCTTTTGGTGGCATCAACGAGATGGATCCCACCATCCTCCCCGGCTACGGTAGCAGCAACGCCCCTATGGCAATCATGGCACCTGCTCGGGAGCCGCCGCGTGCCAGATCTAGCGGCCGGAGGCTCACACGGTTCAAAAGGTCCTGGACCATGGAGGAAGACAC GTTGCTCAAGGCGAAGGTGCAGGAATTTGGCAAAGGGAAGTGGACGAAAGTCGCGTTGTACCTCCCCGGTCGGAGCGGGAAGCAGTGCCGGGAGAGATGGGTCAACCAACTTGACCCCAACATTGAG AGGAAAATATGGACCGACGCGGAAGACATCAAGCTGATCGAGCTGCATCAAACCTGGGGGAACCGCTGGTCGGTGATCGCCAGGCTACTCTCAGGCCGGTCGGACAACAGCGTCAAGAACCACTGGAATGCCACCAAGCGCAGTCTGAACGCGAAGCGCCGGTTCAAGAAGAGGAACAACAAGCAACCACCTCCTGGCCAGCTCTCCCTTCTTGCGGAGTACATCCGCAGCATGGAGCCGCACACCAGATCACCCGCGGAGACATCTCTGGTGTCCCCACCATTGTATCATGACCAAGAGCATGGTGGGCAGAAGGGGATGGCCGGTAGAGATGCTCCCGTCATCATCGCCCCTACCGCGCAGGTGCACCCGACCTACCCCAATCCGGCCATGACTGGTATGCACTACCACCCAAACCTGGCCAACATGCAGTACTGGGCGCCGGATTTGAATGTCACCGATGGGCCAAATGAGGGGTACCCATACTACATCCCTCCCAATATGCACCTCAACAACTGCCTGCCATATGGTTTGTCGCTGACACAGATGGTTAGTGAGCAAGACATCCAGCAGGCGGCCAATGCGAGCATGAACATGTACGCTTTCACCAGACAACATTCCCTCCCGGCGAGCAACCTAAAGGAGGTGGCAGGGATGCACCGTGAGTGCTCCGCCAATAACCAACTGGGCAACATGGGCGGTGGAGCTGGCGGCTGGTCCTACTACTACGGCATAGACGCCGCTGGTCCGAGCAGCCCTGCTGGAGGTAGTGCCAGCGTTAGCGACCCTGATGACATCGACGTGGTGCAGATGGCCTCGAGGGTGTTTGCCGCACAGTACTAG